The Spirochaetota bacterium genome contains a region encoding:
- a CDS encoding sialidase family protein produces the protein MVNGVLVDQDWAPIDILMRRSTDNGATWDAPRVIVDHRTFESMGVTHEGGHSTINNFTTIADRSGAVHALFCVNYARCYHMRSLDDGVSFSEVVDITHAFEALRAKYDWNVIAVGPGHGIQLSGGRLIASVWLSTGGKHHRPSAVASIVSDDGGASWQCGDIVGLHGGEFINPSETVLAELSDGRVYFNIRSESVRHRRLVSISPNGTSKWTSPVFDDALIDPVCMGSIIRVSGDRPRIVFACPAPHDLSQQWYGCLYERENLTLYMSSDDCRTWGAKRTLEKGYAGYSDLAYTNDGHILCFYECDRVDGRLADDRYCTLARFSPEWIDGTNDV, from the coding sequence ATGGTCAACGGCGTTCTAGTCGATCAGGACTGGGCCCCCATCGATATTCTCATGCGCCGAAGCACGGATAACGGCGCGACCTGGGATGCGCCGCGTGTCATCGTCGATCACCGTACGTTCGAGTCAATGGGTGTGACACACGAAGGGGGGCACAGCACGATAAATAATTTCACAACGATAGCGGACAGGAGCGGTGCGGTGCATGCGCTTTTCTGCGTGAACTATGCGCGCTGTTATCATATGCGTTCTCTTGACGACGGTGTATCGTTCAGCGAAGTCGTCGATATCACGCACGCGTTCGAGGCGCTTCGCGCGAAATACGATTGGAACGTCATCGCGGTCGGTCCCGGGCACGGCATTCAATTATCGGGGGGGCGGCTCATCGCATCGGTCTGGCTTTCCACCGGCGGGAAGCATCATCGCCCGTCCGCCGTAGCGAGCATCGTTTCCGACGACGGCGGGGCATCGTGGCAGTGCGGCGATATCGTCGGATTGCACGGCGGGGAGTTCATCAATCCGAGTGAAACGGTGCTTGCGGAGCTCAGCGATGGCCGCGTATATTTTAATATCCGAAGCGAATCGGTCAGGCACAGACGCCTTGTATCAATAAGCCCGAATGGCACATCGAAATGGACTTCACCCGTATTCGACGATGCGCTGATAGACCCGGTATGCATGGGCTCTATCATTCGTGTGTCCGGAGATCGTCCGCGTATCGTGTTCGCGTGCCCCGCCCCGCATGATCTATCACAGCAATGGTACGGCTGCCTGTATGAGCGTGAAAATCTCACCCTGTACATGAGCTCGGACGATTGCAGAACGTGGGGGGCGAAACGAACGCTTGAAAAAGGATATGCCGGCTACAGCGACCTTGCGTATACGAATGACGGCCATATACTCTGCTTCTATGAATGTGATCGTGTCGATGGGCGGCTGGCCGATGACAGATATTGTACGCTTGCGCGGTTCTCTCCGGAATGGATCGATGGAACGAACGATGTATAA
- a CDS encoding sialidase family protein, giving the protein MNSTKKYEALPLTNEVNLGGKTPISVATPPKPLLLRKDLGLLCAPAINGTVVYRAKGNGTLFETRATRTPGGDYLLMFPTNSLDGSFKERVSHYGGSKEKRNDLVAMRSSDKGRTWSEPTAAFDIDYNQHGFIPLIPKESKRIYAFGTQPDWGSFSVEHGQGENAPIGYRYSDDDGHHWSEVRLIRPKNDPDFRGMSVMRMCETDSGTWILGSHEGDWSYKPLMTRQYILRSDDKGKTWTVSPSPRHGGWCVPAFNRMDEGRPIALGGSKALILIRTCDGHLWEARSDDDGVTWSQPKPTSLVHPDAPPMLFHLTDGKTLIAFHHNRHYDVRYGGLTGENSGMHDRAELWFSLSTDEGKTWSEPRFVLMNAAKPDLETAWFNYQCSYADMFADDGVLNLFIPHRWQQVLHLTINESDLGKFPLRSEIE; this is encoded by the coding sequence ATGAACAGCACGAAAAAATACGAAGCGCTTCCTTTGACGAATGAAGTGAACCTCGGCGGCAAAACACCGATCTCAGTGGCAACCCCGCCGAAACCGCTGCTGCTGAGGAAAGACCTGGGGCTTCTCTGCGCGCCGGCGATAAACGGGACTGTCGTGTATCGCGCGAAGGGCAATGGAACGCTTTTTGAAACCCGCGCGACACGCACCCCCGGGGGCGATTACCTTCTTATGTTCCCGACGAATTCGCTTGACGGCAGCTTCAAAGAGCGTGTCTCGCATTACGGCGGCAGCAAAGAAAAGAGGAACGACCTCGTCGCGATGCGTTCAAGCGATAAAGGCAGGACCTGGAGCGAACCGACCGCCGCCTTCGACATCGATTACAATCAGCACGGTTTTATCCCGCTCATACCGAAGGAATCGAAACGTATCTATGCGTTCGGCACGCAGCCGGATTGGGGATCCTTTTCGGTGGAGCACGGACAGGGAGAGAATGCGCCCATCGGATACCGGTATTCCGATGACGACGGGCATCACTGGTCGGAAGTGCGTCTGATACGGCCGAAGAACGACCCCGATTTCCGCGGCATGTCGGTGATGCGCATGTGCGAGACGGATAGCGGCACATGGATTCTCGGTTCGCACGAAGGCGACTGGAGCTATAAGCCGCTCATGACGCGCCAATATATTCTGCGCTCCGACGACAAAGGGAAAACATGGACGGTATCACCGAGCCCGCGTCACGGAGGCTGGTGCGTTCCCGCGTTCAATCGCATGGATGAGGGCCGGCCCATCGCGCTCGGCGGGAGCAAGGCGCTCATACTGATACGCACCTGCGACGGGCATCTCTGGGAAGCGCGAAGCGATGATGACGGCGTAACGTGGTCGCAGCCGAAACCGACATCGCTCGTACATCCTGACGCGCCCCCGATGCTTTTTCATCTTACCGACGGGAAGACACTTATCGCATTCCATCACAACCGCCACTACGACGTCCGTTACGGCGGTTTGACCGGCGAGAACTCCGGCATGCATGACCGTGCGGAGCTTTGGTTCTCGCTCTCGACCGACGAGGGAAAGACCTGGAGCGAACCGCGATTCGTCCTCATGAACGCGGCGAAGCCGGATCTCGAGACCGCGTGGTTTAACTATCAGTGCTCGTACGCGGATATGTTCGCCGATGACGGCGTGTTGAATCTTTTCATACCGCATCGATGGCAGCAGGTGCTTCATCTTACGATCAACGAAAGTGATCTTGGTAAATTCCCGCTCCGTAGTGAAATAGAATGA